A single window of Watersipora subatra chromosome 11, tzWatSuba1.1, whole genome shotgun sequence DNA harbors:
- the LOC137407990 gene encoding uncharacterized protein — MSPVYQPVIQQPAAIDLLQDKEESYRSFVSSWKTFYILTELNKRPNEYQVAMLKHCVGVEAVKIIETSLQYEEDSRKVDNILKILHIYCVGERIREDCTRKKLIAFGNNLTLEEAVKICRSQELAARAMKDISSQALTSDLPTKPVEAVSRSSRRQKPAYVSKPSVGKSGTCGYCGGITHPRSQCPARSDRCKECNKVGHWGKACRSAIFSKRDNLAETESDGPAEETLFCEDLKIDSVHNHPGWSATIEVDKTPVKFKLDSGADASVMKITEPMVQKVNLDQARSRLRGPENHSINCLGTFTACLRYGRKSTNETIYVIANQNTNLLSREAFKNLGLLTCNVYQVETDIETIYQQYPTVFNGLDFVKDYSYEISLKEDTRPMCIYTARFVPQPLLPKVKDKLQKMVKMGVISPVKEATEWCSGMVPVPKPDGSVRICVDLSHLNQSVRREIYQTACVEDSLAKLGQSKVFSHLDANSGYHQINLTKHSRLLTTFLTPSGRYAFNRLPFGISVAPEVFQRYMNELLGDIERVIIHMDDILIHAATREIHDDRFRQEAFARLKEILASDKVLAPYDPKLETVLATDACNSGVGAALFQIQADGTRRPVSFASRSLTEVEGRYAVIEKEALAVAWGCERFNQYLHGLMFTVEVDHKPLVTLLNSRNLADMPARVLRFRLCLMKYSPTVTYITGSKHHVADYLSRTNGAPTTVSEVQFIDEVEYFNKVFIPKHSPVNRIQDAQNDDPILRKVIEFCQRGWPAYKSEHPSLTPYFDHQGHLTVDKEVLLYDGRLVIPGGL; from the exons ATGTCACCTGTATATCAACCTGTCATACAACAGCCTGCTGCAATTGACTTACTGCAAGACAAGGAGGAAAGTTACAGGTCGTTTGTGTCAAGCTGGAAAACGTTTTATATACTAACCGAGCTAAACAAACGGCCAAATGAATACCAAGTGGCTATGCTAAAACATTGCGTAGGCGTTGAAGCGGTTAAAATCATTGAAACAAGCCTACAGTATGAGGAAGATTCGCGTAAAGTGGACAATATTCTTAAAATCTTACACATATACTGTGTCGGAGAAC GCATCCGCGAAGACTGTACTAGGAAAAAGCTGATAGCCTTCGGGAATAATCTCACACTGGAAGAGGCTGTAAAAATCTGCAGATCACAAGAATTGGCTGCCAGGGCGATGAAAGATATCAGCTCACAAGCACTCACCTCTGATTTGCCAACTAAACCAGTCGAAGCCGTCTCCCGGTCATCAAGACGACAAAAACCAGCCTATGTCAGTAAACCAAGTGTTGGCAAGTCAGGCACATGTGGCTACTGTGGAGGAATAACACATCCAAGGTCTCAATGCCCAGCTCGGTCAGATAGGTGCAAGGAATGCAACAAAGTTGGCCACTGGGGAAAGGCTTGCAGATCAGCGATCTTTTCCAAGCGAGACAATTTGGCTGAAACAGAGTCTGATGGCCCTGCAGAAGAAACTCTGTTCTGCGAGGACCTCAAGATTGATAGTGTCCACAACCATCCAGGATGGTCAGCTACTATAGAAGTTGATAAGACACCAGTAAAATTCAAGCTCGATTCTGGCGCAGATGCTTCAGTTATGAAAATTACGGAACCCATGGTTCAGAAGGTCAATCTAGACCAAGCCCGGTCGCGTCTTCGTGGTCCTGAAAATCACAGCATTAATTGCTTAGGAACGTTTACAGCGTGCCTCAGATATGGCAGAAAATCTACCAACGAGACCATATATGTGATAGCTAACCAGAACACCAACCTACTGAGTAGGGAGGCCTTCAAAAACCTTGGGCTGCTAACATGCAATGTGTACCAGGTTGAGACAGACATAGAGACAATATATCAGCAATACCCTACAGTTTTCAATGGACTGGATTTTGTCAAGGACTACTCTTACGAAATAAGTCTCAAAGAAGATACCCGACCTATGTGTATATACACCGCCCGCTTTGTACCACAACCTCTGTTACCGAAGGTTAAAGATAAACTCCAGAAGATGGTAAAAATGGGCGTTATATCCCCGGTAAAGGAGGCCACGGAATGGTGTAGTGGAATGGTGCCGGTACCAAAACCAGATGGATCCGTGCGCATATGTGTGGATCTGTCCCACCTAAATCAATCAGTTAGGCGAGAGATTTACCAAACTGCTTGTGTCGAGGACAGCCTGGCCAAACTTGGACAGAGTAAAGTTTTTTCTCATCTGGATGCCAATTCTGGGTATCATCAAATCAACCTTACAAAACACTCTCGATTGCTGACCACTTTCCTTACACCGTCTGGTAGATATGCATTCAACAGACTACCATTTGGAATTTCAGTCGCACCAGAAGTTTTTCAGCGATATATGAATGAACTACTAGGTGATATCGAGAGAGTAATAATTCACATGGATGATATTCTGATCCATGCCGCTACTAGGGAAATCCACGACGACCGGTTCAGGCAG GAAGCATTTGCAAGACTGAAAGAAATACTGGCTTCTGACAAAGttcttgctccgtatgacccaAAACTCGAGACAGTACTTGCCACAGATGCGTGTAACAGCGGAGTAGGAGCGGCCTTGTTTCAGATTCAAGCTGATGGTACACGACGACCAGTCAGCTTTGCTTCAAGATCCTTAACGGAGGTTGAAGGAAGATATGCAGTCATCGAGAAAGAGGCGCTGGCAGTAGCCTGGGGCTGTGAACGATTCAACCAGTACTTACACGGGCTAATGTTCACCGTAGAGGTAGATCACAAGCCTCTTGTCACGCTGCTCAATTCAAGGAATCTTGCGGATATGCCGGCCCGTGTTCTTCGATTTCGTCTTTGTCTGATGAAGTATTCTCCCACAGTTACTTATATTACAGGGTCGAAACACCATGTAGCAGACTATCTATCAAGGACTAATGGAGCGCCGACTACTGTTAGCGAAGTGCAGTTTATTGATGAAGTGGAATACTTCAATAAGGTGTTCATACCAAAGCACTCACCTGTGAATCGCATACAGGATGCTCAAAACGATGACCCAATCCTGCGGAAGGTAATAGAATTCTGTCAACGTGGCTGGCCAGCCTACAAAAGTGAACATCCATCACTTACACCTTATTTTGATCATCAGGGCCATCTGACTGTAGATAAGGAAGTGTTGCTCTATGATGGGAGACTTGTGATACCTGGCGGTCTTTAG